In Candidatus Bathyarchaeia archaeon, the following are encoded in one genomic region:
- a CDS encoding TldD/PmbA family protein: MEIAELAVKKALELGATEVEVYAQKTKNVRVEFDEIIQSLKTTESVGIGLRVALGRKIATCATSILDEKEISEIVARTVKIAKVAPEDPHWKHMNKKFGKSPAQEYYDKTLESLEHEEIIEKLTLAIDLMKNYDKRVKPTRGILNVSTSNVSIINNYNESSERRESNIEVWMRTKAKEASMESTGNEHQETRFWKETKFEELAEKAAEKAVKFLKAKPIKSGQMAVVIRNQIFANIFGWILNGPITAEWVQKGRSPLANKVGTQIAMEDLSIVDDGLMPKGWRTKPFDDEGHPTQRTPIIEKGILKNYIYDNYTATRDNVESTGNAFRNFYWINPQPAPTNLILKAGKTTIEEIIRDTKKGVFVEETIGEWLSNPVSGNLNATISHGYLIENGELAQPIKGAVISGNFYELLKDGIEIIGNDLRNSAHCYSPTVKLTKLTLAGQE, encoded by the coding sequence ATGGAAATAGCTGAATTGGCTGTTAAAAAAGCACTAGAATTAGGCGCAACTGAAGTGGAAGTTTATGCGCAGAAAACAAAGAATGTCCGTGTAGAATTTGACGAAATAATCCAGAGTTTGAAGACAACTGAATCTGTAGGAATAGGCTTGCGAGTTGCGTTAGGCAGAAAAATCGCGACGTGTGCAACCTCAATTTTGGACGAGAAAGAAATCAGCGAAATAGTAGCGAGAACGGTTAAAATTGCCAAGGTAGCACCCGAAGACCCGCACTGGAAGCACATGAACAAAAAATTTGGAAAATCACCAGCACAAGAATATTACGACAAAACCTTAGAAAGCTTAGAACACGAGGAAATCATTGAAAAACTGACCCTTGCGATTGATTTAATGAAAAATTATGATAAAAGAGTCAAGCCCACACGTGGAATTTTGAATGTCTCAACTTCTAATGTTTCCATCATAAACAACTACAACGAAAGTTCGGAAAGAAGAGAATCCAACATAGAAGTTTGGATGAGAACGAAAGCGAAAGAAGCCAGTATGGAGAGCACGGGGAATGAACATCAAGAAACGCGATTCTGGAAAGAGACAAAATTTGAGGAGTTGGCTGAAAAAGCTGCGGAGAAAGCCGTGAAATTCCTTAAAGCCAAGCCTATCAAGAGTGGTCAAATGGCAGTGGTTATTAGAAACCAGATTTTCGCGAACATTTTCGGATGGATTTTGAACGGTCCAATAACTGCAGAATGGGTTCAGAAGGGCAGGTCACCGCTTGCAAACAAGGTTGGAACCCAAATAGCCATGGAAGACCTCAGCATAGTTGATGATGGATTAATGCCTAAGGGTTGGCGAACAAAACCATTCGATGACGAAGGACACCCAACACAGAGAACACCAATCATAGAAAAAGGCATTCTCAAAAACTACATTTACGATAACTACACAGCCACCAGAGACAATGTGGAGTCAACTGGAAACGCCTTCAGAAACTTCTATTGGATAAACCCGCAGCCAGCACCCACAAACTTAATCTTAAAAGCGGGAAAGACAACCATCGAAGAGATTATTCGAGATACAAAGAAAGGAGTCTTTGTGGAAGAAACTATTGGCGAGTGGCTTTCGAATCCCGTAAGCGGTAATTTAAACGCTACAATAAGCCATGGATACCTTATTGAAAACGGCGAGCTTGCGCAGCCAATTAAAGGAGCGGTTATTTCAGGGAACTTCTATGAACTTCTCAAGGATGGAATAGAGATAATAGGCAATGATTTGAGAAACAGTGCGCACTGTTATTCGCCAACAGTGAAGCTTACCAAATTAACGCTTGCTGGACAAGAATAG